One region of Primulina tabacum isolate GXHZ01 chromosome 17, ASM2559414v2, whole genome shotgun sequence genomic DNA includes:
- the LOC142531882 gene encoding putative calcium-binding protein CML18 has product MEKSAPLTRDEELRQVFKKFDTNGDGKISPSELGSVLNGLDSRTTEDEVARIMSELDIDGDGFIDLNEFKAFHCVGGDSNKELREAFDLYDQDKNGKISAKELHTVLRGLGEKCSLKDCRRMIGSFDVDGDGCVDFEEFKKMMTRSSR; this is encoded by the coding sequence ATGGAGAAATCAGCTCCGCTAACCAGAGATGAAGAATTACGCCAAGTTTTCAAGAAATTCGACACCAACGGCGACGGAAAGATTTCTCCATCGGAGCTCGGCTCGGTGCTCAATGGCCTCGATTCCAGAACAACCGAGGACGAGGTGGCGCGTATAATGTCTGAGTTAGATATCGACGGAGATGGCTTCATAGACTTGAACGAGTTCAAAGCCTTTCACTGCGTCGGCGGCGACAGTAACAAGGAGTTGAGGGAGGCGTTTGATCTGTACGACCAGGATAAGAACGGCAAGATCTCCGCCAAGGAGTTGCACACGGTGCTCCGTGGCCTTGGAGAGAAGTGCTCGCTCAAGGACTGCAGGAGGATGATCGGATCCTTCGATGTCGACGGCGATGGATGCGTTGATTTCGAGGAATTCAAAAAGATGATGACCAGATCCTCGAGATGA